One stretch of Prunus persica cultivar Lovell chromosome G1, Prunus_persica_NCBIv2, whole genome shotgun sequence DNA includes these proteins:
- the LOC18790034 gene encoding selenoprotein F, with amino-acid sequence MGALIAMLVVLGVVVPLGASKEQLSTRECENLGFTGLALCSDCNSLAEYVKDQELVSDCRKCCTEDSDDSISKVTYSGAILEVCMRKLVFYPEIVGFIEEEKDRFPSVKVQYIFNSPPKLILLDDADEHKETIRIDNWKREHILQFLQGKVKRASAI; translated from the exons ATGGGAGCCTTGATCGCTATGTTGGTGGTGTTGGGGGTGGTAGTACCTTTAGGCGCATCGAAAGAGCAGCTGAGCACTAGGGAATGTGAGAATCTTGGCTTCACAGGGCTTGCTTTGTGCTCGGATTGTAACAGTTTGGCTGAGTACGTTAAAGACCAAG AGTTGGTATCGGACTGTAGGAAGTGTTGCACTGAGGATTCTGATGATTCCATCAGCAAG GTTACCTATTCTGGTGCCATTCTGGAGGTCTGCATGAGGAAACTGGTATTCTATCCGGAAATTGTTGGCTTcattgaagaagagaaggatCGGTTTCCTTCGGTCAAAGTTCAGTACATTTTCAATTCTCCACCAAAGTTGATCTTGCTAGATGATGCAGATGAACATAAGGAAACAATAAG GATTGACAATTGGAAGCGTGAACATATACTGCAGTTTCTGCAAGGGAAGGTAAAGCGTGCTTCAGCAATCTGA
- the LOC109946767 gene encoding zinc finger MYM-type protein 1-like: protein MERYFKRKFSSTTSSSDDVGSSSVRDVGISRDVVGSSKESELQDVLANLPADPGLRPQMLDYDPNIRDEVRRAYLQKDAAFCLYCYLFKSNFKIGQGCSDVFTEVGCRNWKKKDKIRQHVGGVGSVHNQSRKYCVDFMNQKQHIQTVLVKQSDQALIDYRICLTASLDYVRFLLKQGLPFRGNDESDTSNNKGNYVELLQFLADHDEKVKAVMLENALGNLKLIAPTIQKDLVNSCATETIKKIIKDMDGAFFSLLVDESRDISVKEQMAVVFRYVDKRGYVIERFVGIQYVSDTTSNSLKEAIDTMFSREELSISMLRG, encoded by the exons ATGGAACGATATTTTAAGAGAAAGTTTTCATCAACTACCTCTAGTTCGGATGATGTGGGTAGTTCAAGTGTAAGAGATGTGGGTATTTCAAGAGATGTGGTGGGTAGTTCGAAAGAAAGTGAGTTGCAAGATGTATTGGCTAATCTTCCTGCAGACCCTGGACTTCGACCTCAAATGTTGGATTATGATCCTAACATTCGAGACGAAGTTCGAAGAGCATATCTACAAAAGG ATGCTGCATTTTGCCTTTATTGTTATCTCTTCAAatccaatttcaaaattgGTCAAGGCTGTAGCGATGTCTTCACCGAGGTGGGTTGTAgaaattggaagaagaaagataaaattagGCAACATGTTGGAGGTGTTGGGAGTGTTCATAATCAATCTAGAAAATATTGTGTGGATTTTATGAATCAGAAGCAACACATCCAAACAGTTTTGGTAAAGCAATCAGACCAAGCTCTTATTGATTATCGTATTTGCTTGACAGCTTCTCTTGATTATGTGAGATTTTTGTTGAAGCAAGGTCTTCCTTTTCGTGGCAATGATGAGAGTGACACTTCAAACAACAAGGGAAATTATGTAGAACTCTTACAATTTCTTGCTGATCATGATGAGAAAGTTAAGGCTGTTATGTTGGAAAATGCTCTAGGGAATCTCAAGCTAATAGCTCCAACAATTCAAAAAGATCTTGTGAATTCTTGTGCAACTGAAACTATTAAGAAAATCATTAAGGATATGGATGGTGCATTCTTCTCCTTATTAGTTGATGAATCACGTGATATATCAGTCAAAGAACAAATGGCGGTGGTGTTTCGTTATGTGGACAAAAGAGGGTATGTAATTGAAAGGTTTGTGGGCATTCAATATGTTAGCGACACTACATCAAACTCGCTGAAAGAGGCTATTGACACAATGTTTTCAAGAGAAGAATTGAGCATTTCCATGCTAAGAGGATAA
- the LOC18793757 gene encoding transcription factor bHLH113 isoform X1 yields MIVSSLCNAGARFSGEEGIDVRNMTEHKRSPCSVDQSNFTSLASKRHKTDLSISTKERKEKLGERIVALQQLVSPYGKTDTASVLLEAMDYIRFLHEQVKVLSAPYLESTPTAKMQELEPYSLRSRGLCLVPVSCTAGVAQSNGADIWAPIKNTSPKFEDAISQFH; encoded by the exons ATGATTGTTAGCTCTCTCTGCAATGCAGGCGCTAGGTTCTCG GGGGAAGAAGGGATAGATGTAAGAAACATGACAGAACACAAAAGAAGCCCCTGCTCTGTTGATCAAAGCAATTTTACTTCTCTTGCATCCAAACGACATAAGACTGATTTGTCCATCTCCACAAag gagaggaaagagaagctTGGTGAACGGATTGTAGCTTTGCAACAGCTTGTTTCGCCATATGGAAAG ACAGACACAGCTTCAGTCCTGCTGGAGGCAATGGATTACATTCGCTTCCTTCATGAACAAGTTAAG GTGTTGAGCGCTCCATACCTTGAAAGCACACCAACAGCTAAGATGCAG GAATTAGAGCCATACAGCTTGAGAAGCAGAGGTCTGTGCCTTGTTCCTGTCTCTTGTACTGCCGGAGTTGCTCAAAGTAATGGTGCAGATATCTGGGCCCCCATTAAGAATACTTCCCCCAAGTTTGAGGACGCCATCTCACAATTCCATTGA
- the LOC18793757 gene encoding transcription factor bHLH113 isoform X2 translates to MTEHKRSPCSVDQSNFTSLASKRHKTDLSISTKERKEKLGERIVALQQLVSPYGKTDTASVLLEAMDYIRFLHEQVKVLSAPYLESTPTAKMQELEPYSLRSRGLCLVPVSCTAGVAQSNGADIWAPIKNTSPKFEDAISQFH, encoded by the exons ATGACAGAACACAAAAGAAGCCCCTGCTCTGTTGATCAAAGCAATTTTACTTCTCTTGCATCCAAACGACATAAGACTGATTTGTCCATCTCCACAAag gagaggaaagagaagctTGGTGAACGGATTGTAGCTTTGCAACAGCTTGTTTCGCCATATGGAAAG ACAGACACAGCTTCAGTCCTGCTGGAGGCAATGGATTACATTCGCTTCCTTCATGAACAAGTTAAG GTGTTGAGCGCTCCATACCTTGAAAGCACACCAACAGCTAAGATGCAG GAATTAGAGCCATACAGCTTGAGAAGCAGAGGTCTGTGCCTTGTTCCTGTCTCTTGTACTGCCGGAGTTGCTCAAAGTAATGGTGCAGATATCTGGGCCCCCATTAAGAATACTTCCCCCAAGTTTGAGGACGCCATCTCACAATTCCATTGA